Within the Ochrobactrum vermis genome, the region GGCGGCGGCAGGACACAACGTCGTGATCAACTCATTCACCGACCGTGACGAGGATCACGCGCTCGCGGCCAAGCTGAGCGAAGAGCATGGCGTCAGCGTGGTCTATATCGCGGCCGACATGTCGAAGAGCGACGATTGCCGCGGGCTGATCGCTGAAACCATGAACCAGTTCGCCAGCGCAGATATTCTCGTCAACAATGCCGGTATCCAGCATGTCGCTCCAGTGGAGGAATTTCCGACAGAGCAATGGGACCGCATCATTGCGATCAACCTGACATCAGCCTTTCACACATCGGCCGCCGCGATCCCGCATATGCGAAAGGCGGGCTGGGGCCGCATTATCAATATCGCCTCCGCACACGGCCTCGTGGCATCGCCGTTCAAATCGGCATATGTGGCTGCCAAGCACGGCATTGTCGGCTTCACCAAAACGCTGGCGCTGGAACTGGCGACAGTGAAGATCACCGCGAATTCCATCTGTCCCGGCTATGTACTGACCCCGCTCGTCGAGGCGCAGATACCAGACCAGATGAAGGCCTATCACATGAACCGGGAAACAGTGATCCACGACGTGATGCTCGACAAGCAACCGACAAAGGAATTCGTCACCACCGCACAGATTGGCGCTGTTGCTGCTTTCCTCGCAAGCAATGCAGCAGCGCAGATCAACGGCGCTGCCATTCCTGTCGATGGCGGATGGACGGCCGAGTAGCGCATCCCGAAAAGTCGGAACCGGTTGTCCGATAAGATGCGGGTCATAAGAAAATTCAGTGCTTATGATCGGCGTATCGGGCCAGACTTGAGAATGCCAGCACGACTAGAAGCAAGATCGGAAGCGCCAGGAACACCACGCCAAAGCCGCTATGCTTGGCAACGAAACCGATCAGTGAAGGCGCCACCAGCATGCCGGAATAGCCAAGCGTCGTTGCAACGGATAGGCCAACGCTGGGATTGACACCCGGCATGTTGCCAGCCATCGAGAAGGCTATCGGCACCATGTTGGAAATACCGATTCCGCAGATCGCGAAGCCGATAATCGCTGTGGTTGAGCTGTTTCCGAAACCGACGATCAGCATACCGATGATGGCAATGACCGTGCAGGCGCGCAGGGTTTTGACCGCCCCGAACCGGTCGCGAACCAGATCGCCCGCAAAACGCATGATGGCCATCGAACCCGAAAAGGCCGCAAAGCCGAAGCCTGCCACCGTGACGGAGGCACCGAGATCCTGGCGCATATGATAAGCGCCCCAATCGAGAATCGCCCCTTCCGGCACCATGGAAAACAGCGCCATGACACCGACAAGCCACGGCAGAGGATTGCGCGGCAAGGTCAGCTTCTGCTTTTCGCCGCTCGGATGATGATGCTCCGTGTCCGGGATAATCGAGGGCCAGGCGACAGCGATCAAGATGGCAGCGACAATCGTCGTGACCAGCGCATGAACCGTCGAGCCGAATTGTGCAATGAGAAAGCCCCCCGTGGCAGCGCCGATCAGGCCGCCGAGGCTCCAGAAAGCATGGCAGGATGACATGATCGCCCGGCGCATCTTTTTCTCGACCGCCACCGCATTGGCATTCATCGACACATCCATCGCAGCCATGGTTCCGCCGAAATAGAACATCACGATCACCGCCGTGATCACATTCGGCACAAATGCGATGACCAGCAGCGCCGGAATGAAGGCAAGCGCAAAAATGCGCACCACCATGCCCGAACCACGATGCGCCGATAGGGCGCCTGCGACCGGCATCATGGCCAGGGAACCAAGCCCGAAGACGAGGATCATCAGCCCCATACCAGCACTATCAAGCCCGAGACGCTCCGCAAATTCCGGGATTTTCGGGGCCCAACCGCCGAAAATATAGCCGTTCATCAGAAAGAGGAGCGCAACCGCAATCCGCTCTCTGGTGACAATCGGCGCACGCGCAGGCGCCGCATCTTCGCGTCCGGAAACCTGTTCCATCTATCCCTCAGTTGCGGTCCGCTGCCGCACGTAAAATCTTCATACCCGATGCCACATAGGGCGCAAGCGCCGCTTCATCCGCATCATATTCGACAGCCATGACACCAACATCGTCCAGAGGAACGACATCATGAGCGGCAACCGTACCCAGCTTGTCGCTGGTGATGGCAAGCGCCACCGTCCGACTGCGTCCGGCAATCACCCGTTTGAATTCCGCATCGTCCAGATGCAGCGCCGTCACGCCGATTTCGGCAGCAATACCGCACGCACCCAAAACGCAAAGATCAGGGCGCAACAGCTCTGCATCACGCAAAGCGCGTGCACCAACGGCAGCGCTGACCCGCCGGTCGATGGGGCCGCCGATCATGATCAGTTCGACCTCCGGTGAACCCATGAGAATTGCGGCAATGGACGGCGTATTGGTGACGACAGTGATGGCCTCGCCGCGCTCGACCAGAAGCCGCGCCAGCGCCGTATTCACCGAAGACGCATCGAGAAATACCGTCATGCCGGGCTTGACCAGTCCGGCCAATACTGCGGCCAGTGCGGCCTTGGCCTGGGGGCGTTCTGAATCCCGTTCGGCAAGCGGGGATGGCTCAGGCACGGCACGCAACGCGCCACCATAGACACGCCTGCAAAGTCCCGCCGCCGCCATCTCGCGCAGATCACGCCGGATCGTATCCTCGGACACGCCGAAGCTTTCAGCCAGTTCAGTCGCCAGCACACGGCCCGACTGTTGTAGCAGTTCCTGAATGCGCGCCTGTCTTTCGTGAAGCAGAAGCTCTGTCACCATCGTCTCCCTCAACATGCATAATCATGCATAAATAGGCAAAAACATGCATATCAGATTTTGGGAGTGCTGCAAGCGCAAACAAAATGCCGCGCCTTTTGACGGGCACGGCGTTTTCAATATCGGTGGTCCGAGGAATAGGCTTCCCTTTCCCTCATCCTGAGGAGCCGTTGAAAACGGCGTCTCGAAGGGCGAGAGAAACGCAAAGCGCCTGCCCTCGTCCTTCGACAGGCTCAGGATGAGGGGGAAGCGCAGTGCGCACGGAGCCTGAAATCATCCCGCTCCGGCTGAAGCCAAAACTATTCCGAATAGACGACCAAGAGATCCTTCGCGTCGATCTGTTCACCGGGGCGCACCAGCACTTCGGCAATGGTGCCGTCGCGCTCGGCATGGATGGCCGTTTCCATCTTCATCGCTTCGATGGAGAGTAGCACATCGCCCTGCGAAACCTTCTGGCCCGTTGCAACGGCAACCGTGGAGACAACACCCGGCATCGGCGCACCGACTTGGCGGTCGTTTCCGGCATCCACCTTGCGACGGACACCGCCGGAAGCGCCCTTGGCGCGGTTCGGCACCTTGATACGACGTGGCTGGCCATTCAGCTCGAAGAACACGGTCACCATGCCCTTCTCGTCGGTCTCGCTCATCGCCTGATTGACGATCACCAGCGTCTTGCCGCGTTCCAGATCGACGAAGACTTCTTCTTCCGGCTTCAGGCCGTAGAAATAGACTGGCGTCGGCAGAACGCTCGTCGGACCATAGGTTTCCTGCGCGGACGCATAATCGGTGAAGACCTTCGGATACATCAACGCCGATGCGAATTCCTGATCGGAAATCTTGCGATCGACCGTCTCCTCGACCCCTTCACGTTCGGCATTGAGATCGGCAGGTTCGAGCAACGCGCCGGGACGTGCGATGAACGGCTCTTCACCTTTCAGAATTTTCTTCTGCAGCGCCTTCGGCCATCCCGATGGCGGCTGACCGAGATCGCCGCGCATCATCGACACCACGGAATCCGGGAAAGCAATATCCTTTGCCGGATTTTCGACGTCGGCGACGGTCAGATCCTGGCTGACCATCATCAGCGCCATGTCGCCCACAACCTTGGAGGATGGCGTGACCTTGACGATATCGCCGAACATGCGGTTCACATCGGCATAAGACTGCGCCACTTCATGCCAGCGGGTTTCAAGTCCGAGCGAACGGGCCTGCTCCTTCAGATTGGTGAACTGACCACCCGGCATTTCATGCAGATAGACTTCCGAAGCCGGTCCCTTGAGATCGCTTTCGAAGGCGGCATATTGATTGCGCACGGCTTCCCAATAGAAGGAGATACGGCGGATCGAATCCGGGTCGAGCCCCGGATCACGCTCGGTTCCGTGCAGTGCCTCGACGATGGAACCGAGGCAAGGCTGCGATGTGTTGCCGGACAGCGCATCCATCGCCGCATCGACCACATCCACGCCCGCATCGATTGCCGCAAGCACGGTCGCCGCCGAAATGCCCGACGTATCATGCGTATGGAAATGGATCGGCAGATCGGTTTCCTCGCGCAGCGCCTTGAACAGAACGCGCGCCGCGGCAGGTTTCAAAAGCCCCGCCATATCCTTGACGGCGATGATATGCGCGCCTGCCTTTTCGACCTCTTTCGCCAGATTGACGTAATATTTGAGATCATATTTGGCGCGCTCCGGATTGAGGATATCACCGGTGTAGCAGATCGCCGCTTCACAGAGCTTGTTTTCCTCCAGCACCGCATCCATCGATACGCGCATGTTCTCGACCCAGTTGAGACTGTCGAAAACGCGGAACAGATCGATACCGCCGCGTGCCGCCTCGCGCACAAAATACTTCACGACATTGTCGGGATAGGATTTGTAACCGACACCGTTCGCACCACGCAAAAGCATCTGCAGGAGAAGGTTCGGCGCAGCTTCACGCACCAGTGCCAGACGCTCCCACGGGTCTTCGGTGAGGAAGCGCATCGAAACGTCGAAAGTCGCGCCGCCCCAGCATTCCAGCGAGAACAGGTTCGGCAGTGCCTGCGCGTAAGAATTGGCGATGCGGGCGATGTCGTAAGTGCGCATACGCGTCGCCAGAAGCGACTGATGACCGTCACGCATGGTCGTATCGGTAATCAGCGCACGCTTTTCATTGCGTACCCATTCCGCGAACTTCTTCGGCCCGAGCTGATCAAGACGCTGCTTCGTTCCATCGGCAACCGGTCTCTCTTTGCCAAGACCGTCGCCGAACCACGGCACACGTGGCTTGGCGGCATCCTTAGCCGGCTTAGCCCGCCCCTTGGTCTCGGGATGGCCATTGACAGTCACATCGGCAATATAGGTCAAAAGCTTGGTGGCGCGATCCTGTCGCTTCACCTGCTCGAACAATTCCGGCGTCGTGTCGATGAAGCGGGTCGTGTAGTCGTTGGCCTGAAACTTCGGATGATTGATGATCGCTTCGAGGAAGGTCAGGTTCGTCGCAACACCGCGAATACGGAACTCGCGCAGTGCGCGATCCATACGGCGGATGGCTTCCAGCGGCGTCGCGCCCGAAGCAGTGACCTTCACCAGCAAAGGATCGTAATAGCGCGTGATGAACGCGCCCGAATAGGCCGTGCCGCCATCAAGACGAATGCCGAAGCCCGATGCCGAGCGATAGGCCTGAATGCGGCCGTAATCGGGAATGAAATTCTGTTCAGGGTCTTCCGTGGTAATACGGCACTGAAGCGCATGGCCGTTGAGGCGAATGTCCTCCTGACGCGGCACGCCCGATTCCGGTGTGCCGATGGCAAAGCCTTCCAGAATATGGATCTGCGCCTTGACGATATCGATGCCGGTCACCTGTTCGGTAACCGTGTGTTCGACCTGAATGCGCGGATTGACCTCGATGAAATAGAACTTGCCGCTATCCACATCCATCAGGAATTCAACGGTACCCGCGCCGATATAATCGGTGGCATGGGCGATCTTCAGACCATAATCCGCAAGCTCCTGACGCTGTCCGTCGTTGAGATAAGGCGCTGGCGCACGCTCCACAACTTTCTGGTTACGTCGCTGGATCGAGCAGTCACGCTCGAAAAGATGAACCGCATTGCCATGCGTATCACCCAATATCTGCACTTCGACGTGTCGCGCACGCTCGATGAGCTTTTCAAGATAAACTTCATCCTTGCCGAATGCAGCCTTGGCCTCGCGCTTGGCTTCCGTCACTTCGCGAGCGAGATGAGCCTCGGCGCGGATGGCACGCATGCCGCGACCGCCACCGCCCCAGCTCGCCTTCAGCATAAGCGGATAGCCGATTTCTGCCGCAAGCTTCTTCACTTCCTCCATATCGTCAGGAAGCGGATCGGTGGCCGGAACCACCGGCACCCCGATTTCAATAGCAAGATTGCGTGCCGCGACCTTGTTGCCGAGACGGCGCATGGTCTCCGCCTTCGGACCGATGAAGATGATATCGTTCTCGGCACAGGCCTCGGCAAATTCCGGGCTTTCCGACAAAAGGCCGTAGCCGGGATGGATCGCATCGGCACCCGAAAGCTTGGCGACGCGAATAATCTCATCGATGGAAAGATAGCTTTCAATCGGACCAAGATCGCGATCCAGATGTGGGCCGCGCCCAACCTGATAGCTTTCATCGGCCTTGAAGCGGTGCAGGGAAAGTTTGTCTTCCTCAGCCCATATGGCCACCGTTTTGAGTCCCAGCTCATTGGCGGCGCGGAATACGCGGATTGCGATTTCAGATCGGTTGGCGACCAGAATTTTCCGGATAGGCTTTGGGGCGAAAGACAAGGCAGATCTCCCTAACTGCTATGACAAAGGCGCCATTGCTTAACCTGCAAAAGTCACAAGCGCAAACAAACTGTGCAACCGGGAGATAAAAACAAAATGCCCGGCTAAACGCCGGGCAGATTGATGAATTTTGTAGCAGTTTATGCTAATATATGAGGCACAAAAGTGGTTCCTATCTTAACCCAATCATTGGAACCGCTCTATGCATTCGCTTTCACACATTATCCGACGCAAAACCGCTTCGCACTTTTGCTGGAAATGCTCCGTTACTTCTGGAAGTAATTATACTTTCCATCTTCACCCTTGCGCCATTCGAACATGACATAAGGCGAAAGGCTCGGATCACCCTTCGTATCGAAGGAGATGTCGCCGAGCACGGTCTTGAACGGACCCTTTTCCTTCATCGCGGTCGCAACTTCCTGCGGATCGTTGCTGCCAGAAGCATTGGCGGCATTCACCAGCGACTGCACACCGGCATAAGCGTAGAAGGTGTAGGCTTCCGGCTCAAATCCCTTGTCGCGGAACGCCTTGATGAGTTCGGCATTCGCCTTGTCGTCACGCGGATCGGGACCGAAGGTATTCATGACGCCGCCCACAGCATCACCGGCAATCGAGGCCAGTTCGTTGGACACGATGCCATCGCCCGAAATGAACTGTGCCTTGAGGCCCTGATCAGCCATCTGACGGATGAGCAGACCTGCTTCCGGATGCATACCGCCCCAGTAAACCGCCGTGATGCCAGCGGCCTTCATCTTGGAGATGAGCGCGGAGAAATCCTTGTCGCCCTGGTTCACGCCTTCGTAGAGCGCTTCCTTCATGCCGTTCGCATTGAGTGATTTCTTGGTTTCATCGGCAAGGCCCTGACCGTAAGGGGTCTTGTCGTGAAGGATGGCAACTTTGCCGTCCTTGTAGTTGTCGGCCATATATTTGCCGGCAACGATACCCTGCTGGTCATCGCGACGGCAGGTACGGAAGGTGTTCCACAGTTCACGTTCGGTGAAGGTCGGGTTGGTGGTGCCCGGTGCAATCATCAGCACGCCGTTTTCAGCGTAGATGTCCGAAGTCGGAATGCTGACGCCGGAATTGAAGTGGCCGATCACGAACTGGACGCCATCGCCAACGAACTTGTTTGCAACCGAAATGCCCTGCTTCGGGTCGGCGGCGTCGTCGCCATAGACGATGGTGATCTGTTCGCCGTTCATGCCGCCCTTGGCATTGGCTTCTGCAACAGCCGCTTCGACACCACGCTTGATCTGCTCGCCGAAAGCTGCCTGGCTGCCGGTCAACGGTGCACCGACGCCGAGCTGGATGTCGGCAAAGGATACGCCGCCCATCGCAACCAGTGCGGAAAGGCAAACGCCACAGAATAAGGATTTCTTCATTTCAGTTGCTCCCACTAAAACGTACCCGAAAACTTGAAACGGTTTCCGGAATACGCGTCAAAATAGTCATTCAGAGCGGCGATCTGACTGGATCAGATGACCGCCATTCTTGCGGGCATGAACAGCGATGCTAAAGCCGCCGCGCAATACCTGATATTCGAATGGGAGTGTACGTCAGCCCTAGGAACGCAATTCGGGCTTGAAACTGCGCCGCGTTGAAACCGGTCCTCCCACCAGAACGCGAGACCAGATATAGAGAATCGCCCTATATCCAGCCGTCGAACTAGATACAATCACGTTGAATATTGAAGTAAAGTAATGATTTCGTCTAAGTCGTGCTTTTTTCGCATGACTTTATGCGGAGCGGAAACGTTGAAACGAAAATGCCCGGCTTCAAGCCGGGCATTTCCTTTATTCGCGAAAGAATGGAAGCGAAACTTACTGCTGAATGTAAGTAAATTTCCCGTCGGCACCCTTTTCCCACTTGTACATGACGTAGCCAGGAAGCTTCGGATCGCCCTTTTCATCATAGGAGAGGTCGCCGAGCACGGTCTTGAACGGACCCTTTTCCTTGAGCGCCTTGGCGATTTCCTGCGGATCGTTGCTGCCGGCTGCCTTTGCGGCCTGAGCCAGCGACTGAACAGCCGCATAGGAATAAAGCGTGTAGGCTTCCGGTTCAAAGCCCGCATCGCGGAACTTCTTCACCAGATCGGCATTGTTCGGGTTGTTGCGCGGATCAGGACCGAAGGTGTTCAGCGTACCTTCGACAGCTGGACCTGCAATCGATGCCAACTCGTTCGACACGATGCCATCGCCCGAGATGAACTGGGCTTTCAGACCCTGATCGGCCATCTGACGAATAATGAGACCGGCTTCCGGATGCAGACCGCCCCAGTAAACCACATTCACGCCAGCCTGCTTGAGCTTGGCGATCAGAGCGGAGAAGTCCTTTTCACCAACGTTCACGCCTTCGTAGACGGCTTCCTTGGTACCAAGTTCGTTGAGCTTCTTCTTGGTTTCGTCGGCAAGGCCCTGACCGTAAGGGGTCTTGTCGTGAATGACGGCGATCTTCGCGTCCTTGAAATGGTCGAAGATATACTGACCGGCAACGATGCCCTGCTGGTCATCACGGCCGCAGGTACGGAACGTGTTCCAGAGCTGGCGCTCGGTGTAGACCGGATTGGTCGCAGCAGGCGAGATTTCGAGAATGCCGTTTTCGGCATAGACTTCCGAAGCCGGGATCGAAACGCCGGAGTTGAAGTGACCGATGACATATTTCACGCCGTCGGCAGCAAACTTGTTGGCAACGGAAATGCCCTGCTTCGGATCCGAAACGTCATCGCCGAGCGAGATCGAAATTTTCTCGCCATTGATGCCGCCCGCATCGTTGACTTCCTTGATCGCGGCTTCCGCGCCCTTCTGGATCTGTGCGCCGTAAACGGCGTTTGGACCCGTCAAAGGTGCACCGATACCCAGAACTACATCAGCCCAAGCCGAGCCCCCGAAAGCCATAACTGCTGCAAGAGCAACGCCTGCGAAAAGCGATTTCTTCATTGTTGGAACTCCCATCATTGTATTTACCCCGAAACGATGTTTTGCATCGCCTTATTTTCTTGCTGATTACTCAGCAATATCTACGCTGAATCTTATTACTGTCAACGTGATCTTGTAAAAAAGCTTCGCCGCATGACGGCGAAGCTTTGAAATTATTTTGCCTTCCAGCTGAGAGGCGAAGCTTTTTCATAAAGCCAGCTATATTGCCTCACCATTTGCTTGGTACGGGTGAAGCGGAAGCCAACCGTGCCGATGATCATCAGCACGATCGTATCCACCAGATAGTAGTGGAACGAAAGAAGCGTTCCCTCAAACAGCGCGAAGTGAATGAAGCGCACCGCAGCTCCGAGCGGGATCAGATAGAGCAGAAGCTGCGGATAAGTGCGCCACGTCGATGCACAGGCACGCCCCGTCATCCAGGCGGCCCAGCCGCCCAGCAGACAGGTGATGAGGAAAAACAACCCAAATGACGGTTCTTCGTAGAGAATACCCTGCATGATTTCCTCCTAGTGCCTTCCGCCTTCGAGATAAGCAGCGCGGACTTCCGGATCAGCCAGCAACTCGCGGCCAGCGCCGCTCATAGTGATTGAGCCGTTGACCATCACATAACCGCGGTCAGCAAGCTTGAGCGCGCCGAATGCGTTCTGCTCGACGAGAAACACTGTCAGCCCCTGCGTGCGGTTCAGTTCCTTGATCGCCTCGAAAATCTGCTTCACGATCAGCGGCGCCAGACCGAGCGACGGTTCATCCAGAAGCAGAAGCTTCGGACGCGCCATCAGTGCGCGGGCGATAGCCAGCATCTGCTGTTCGCCGCCTGAAAGCGTGCCACCACGCTGGTTGATGCGCTCCTTCAGTCGCGGGAACAGATCGAACATCAGCTTCACGTCTTCTTCGAAGTATTGCTGATGATCGAGGCTTGCCCCCATCTGGAGATTCTCCAGAACCGTCATGCGCGGAAAGATGCGACGGCCTTCCGGCGACTGCGCGATGCGAAGCTTGGCAATCTCGTGCGGCGGCATGGAAGTGATATCCTTGCCGTTGAAGAGAATGCGGCCGGTACGCGCCTTCGGCGAGCCGAAGATCGTCATCATGAGCGTCGACTTGCCGGCGCCATTGGCACCGATCAGCGCCACGATTTCGCCCTCGTCCACACTCAGGTCAATGCCCTTCAGGGCGCAAATATTGCCGTAATAGGTCTCGACCTTCTCGACGGCGAGAAGCGGTTGCTTTTTCTGCATGGTTTCAGCCTGCATCATTCGCCTCCCTTCTTAGGCTTGGCCGGAGCTTTTGTAGGAGCTTTTGTAGGCGCTTTCGCCGAAGCTTTCGTCGGCGTTTTGGCACTTTTGGCAGCCCCACTCTTGCCAGCCTTTACGGGAGCAGTCTTATGGCTTGACGGAACATCGCCCGCTTCAACGCGCTCGGAAAACTCGGTCGCCTGACCGGCGGCGAGCTGTCTGGCCTGCCCGACCCAGTCTTCGCGCGCGATGCGCCCGTCGAATTCCAGATAGGTTTCAGCCTCCACGATATCTGCCTCGCTCCAGGCGGCGATCTGGTCGAAATGAAAGATACCGTGTTCGTGGAGCTTCTTTTCGTTGACTGCGCCAATGCCCTTGATGAGGGTCAGGTTGTCGGCCTTGCCATCACGTGCTGACGACAGACCGCCTGCGAGGGAAGCGCGTCCGGACGGTGCTTCGCCCTTCTCTTCAGCGATTTCTTCCTCGATGGCTTCCTCGGCAAGTTGGGCCGCAACCAGATGCGCCGGATCGACAACACCCGGCTTGTCCGCCTCTTCGATCAGCTCGGCAATCTCTTCGTCATCGACGCCGAGATAGGCGGCAATAACACGCGGATCGTTCTTGACTGCTTCCGGCGCGCCGTCGGAAATCTTGGTGCCATATTCCAGCACGATCACGTGGTCGGAGATTTCCATGACCACCGACATGTCGTGTTCGATCAGCAGGATCGAGGTGCCGGTTTCCTTGCGGATATCGAGCAGGAGCTTGTTCAGCTCTGCCGATTCACGCGGATTGAGACCGGCCGCCGGTTCGTCGAGACAGAGGATTTCCGGCTCGGTGCACATAGCGCGGGCGATTTCCAGGCGGCGCTGATCGCCATAGGGAAGATCGCCTGCCGGATCGTCCGCACGATCGATCAGGTTGATTTTCTCCAGCCAGTAGCGGGCCTTTTCGATCGCCTCCTTGGCTGCCGACTTATAGCCGGGCAGACCGAGAAGGCCGAGGATCGTGTACCCGGAAGAGCGCATCAGCGTGTTGTGCTGAGCGACCAGAAGATTTTCCAGAACAGTGAGACCCGAGAACAGGCGAATGTTCTGGAAGGTACGCGCCACCTTTGCCTGCTTGGTGATCCGGAAATCGGGCAAGCGCTCCAGCAGGAGCTTTTCGCCCGTCTTCCGGTTCATTGTCAGCATGCCGCCCGTCGGCTTGTAGAAGCCGGTGATGCAGTTGAAGACCGTGGTCTTGCCTGCACCATTCGGGCCGATGATCGCCGTGATATCCCCACGCTTCACATTGAAGCTCAGATCGTTGATGGCGACAAGACCGCCGAAGCGCATCGAGAGATGCTC harbors:
- a CDS encoding ATP-binding cassette domain-containing protein, with amino-acid sequence MAEISTMSGTASGNIEKDTILQVEHLSMRFGGLVAINDLSFNVKRGDITAIIGPNGAGKTTVFNCITGFYKPTGGMLTMNRKTGEKLLLERLPDFRITKQAKVARTFQNIRLFSGLTVLENLLVAQHNTLMRSSGYTILGLLGLPGYKSAAKEAIEKARYWLEKINLIDRADDPAGDLPYGDQRRLEIARAMCTEPEILCLDEPAAGLNPRESAELNKLLLDIRKETGTSILLIEHDMSVVMEISDHVIVLEYGTKISDGAPEAVKNDPRVIAAYLGVDDEEIAELIEEADKPGVVDPAHLVAAQLAEEAIEEEIAEEKGEAPSGRASLAGGLSSARDGKADNLTLIKGIGAVNEKKLHEHGIFHFDQIAAWSEADIVEAETYLEFDGRIAREDWVGQARQLAAGQATEFSERVEAGDVPSSHKTAPVKAGKSGAAKSAKTPTKASAKAPTKAPTKAPAKPKKGGE